The Streptomyces aurantiacus genome includes a region encoding these proteins:
- the rsgA gene encoding ribosome small subunit-dependent GTPase A encodes MSSAPPSSPSSLSTSSLSSHPLEPYGWDEEWAVEFAPHLERGLVPGRVVRVDRGQCDVITAAGPMRVDTEFVTPNDPLRVICTGDWAAVDPGGDPRYVQAYLPRRTAFVRSTSSKRSEGQILAANVDFAIIAVSLAVELDLGRIERFLALAWESGAQPLVVLTKADLVPDPVGLAYLVQDVETAAPGVQVLPVSSTDGDGLDVLGAVVAGGTSVLLGVSGAGKSTLANALLGDDVMEVQAARDVDGKGRHTTTTRNLLVLPGGGVLIDTPGLRGVGLFDAGNGVGQVFSEIEELAQGCRFQDCAHVAEPGCAVLAALDAGILPERRLESYRKLLRENQRIVAKTDARVRSELRREWKRRGAEGRAAMEAKRGDRGRH; translated from the coding sequence TTGTCTTCTGCTCCTCCTTCTTCCCCTTCCTCCCTCTCGACTTCCTCCCTCTCGTCCCATCCGCTCGAGCCCTACGGCTGGGACGAGGAGTGGGCGGTTGAATTCGCCCCCCATCTCGAACGCGGACTCGTGCCGGGGCGGGTCGTACGGGTCGACCGTGGCCAGTGCGACGTGATCACCGCCGCCGGACCCATGCGGGTCGACACCGAGTTCGTGACTCCGAACGACCCGCTCCGGGTCATCTGCACCGGGGACTGGGCCGCCGTGGACCCCGGCGGGGACCCCCGATACGTACAGGCGTATCTGCCGCGCCGTACCGCCTTCGTGCGGTCGACCTCGTCCAAGAGGTCGGAAGGGCAGATCCTCGCCGCCAACGTGGACTTCGCGATCATCGCGGTGTCCTTGGCGGTGGAGCTCGATCTCGGCAGGATCGAGCGGTTCCTGGCGCTGGCCTGGGAGTCCGGGGCGCAGCCGCTGGTCGTGCTGACCAAGGCGGATCTGGTGCCGGACCCGGTGGGGCTGGCGTATCTCGTGCAGGACGTGGAGACCGCCGCGCCGGGCGTCCAGGTGCTGCCGGTCAGTTCCACGGACGGGGACGGGCTGGACGTGCTCGGCGCCGTCGTGGCCGGCGGCACGTCCGTGCTGCTCGGGGTGTCGGGCGCCGGCAAGTCGACGCTCGCGAACGCCCTGCTCGGGGACGACGTGATGGAGGTCCAGGCAGCGCGTGACGTCGACGGCAAGGGACGGCACACGACGACGACCCGCAATCTGCTCGTGCTGCCCGGCGGCGGTGTCCTGATCGACACTCCCGGCCTGCGAGGAGTAGGGCTGTTCGACGCCGGCAACGGGGTCGGCCAGGTGTTCTCGGAGATCGAGGAGCTTGCCCAGGGGTGCCGGTTCCAGGACTGCGCGCATGTGGCCGAGCCGGGCTGCGCGGTGCTGGCCGCGCTGGACGCGGGGATCCTGCCCGAGAGGCGACTCGAGAGCTACCGGAAGCTCCTCAGGGAGAACCAGCGGATCGTGGCCAAGACGGATGCGCGCGTCCGGTCGGAACTGAGGAGGGAATGGAAGCGCAGGGGAGCCGAGGGCCGGGCAGCGATGGAGGCCAAGCGGGGTGACCGGGGCCGGCACTGA
- a CDS encoding discoidin domain-containing protein, with protein MSVTRRSVLAGATAGTGALALTGRSWPAAAHASAAGAGEAGGARRLDLVDFGNPDSEAAHGLDAPGSVVADGNAGDRARVAQPLPTPGIKTGDLRFTVRVDPLHQNYLTVKFWGGDSSPYKTIAYINGEQIGYRRSGDYEALNTGTVRPLPGRFFYATVMLPLEHTKGRERAEITLRTYDAAFSAKVTTGSRGYYRAYTHTGAYLDLSDDPQADFTPPTDTVADVSEEQKQALVDGYVAGQVKLFDDCSARVDASATARLSIVRYQDELRFYATALARSSWCPARSDADRKAALLRVFKCVDNHTRDYYADTRLLARGGHQGDWGGYYGALGEALYVVENLIADNDVLGREAFETFLDEPFTTGTSEGETSLKDVDFDGSPLTRRAAWGRVLKANFDYARSRLSYIYNQVMYTYEGAWEAHEGLRVVGSEFYEGRARSHRIAGEALGWLPFLGEEVLVGPDGQDLDLFHSLFHHDTTARWTDDYVKYVIKGLARSKRDRNGDVVRRLPFGRHFTTITEAGHTRENGYVANYGEATNYLPEWFHRTWGHQGDEALNDRILEIALRNLHARSLARATDLDDNLKRTMRMEMVIDERNTNFPGFPGYVLRISEGRILNYVSLARHMAEHADRYTGNRWATTRAYAREAVGFAQQQLADHQYFSSFASVTGKNKYDLALGETYAYLKAQKPTGIVHPHTDFAHYTAAELDALAVDRRDYERFAWVDVDCMFVSLRDGDLHLWGQLNERQRGFARNGRLHVRQADRDHIVQINTNGRFRYEDYWARMDNIDVDFMEDQQTGDSPAPQALAGELAPITFQPGVGTVRRENFEADHAYSGYPDLLTARYGRYLFVFNTTRKAYGNERAYEVDVPSATGSKGSTVLDLVSGRELPVRGGMVRVPPQSGLVLKLPTAHEAELPPAHVDFVHTLPGDGAVTVTWQTTAGAARYEVRRATRRRGPYKMLSAKETGRHFTDTSARPGETYYYTVTAVNARGPGWTSHTIRTELPKPASPGTGDSGWRDDALRGARPGGTTVRGSTIRVLGARGDGLGEGDDYQVPSRDIEDQLHYVSRPLTGSFTLTARVLGVRGPLNGLMLRDRITADTRHLFFGADKDGQLVFHNRTRDSRHDWQDDLRSPITRRLDGQTLAATPYLRIVRDAGTHRVHGQVSADGTTWVTVATLFTPFPYAVHAGFAATGDAEFAKVAVDGLGANAVLLAVGRDGDTATVHWNKPDDALTFTLSRSTDGGEWEVLEKDTRAYRYEDKGLRHGTRSYKVTAALVDGGTRESAVAVAVAETLTQVLARARRANASDWTKKSYAAFRTELDRIEKATGEPADKRVDAVYAAHELLVSIDSLLRRFEVTQSMVAASTTQWPGTGSKAEAGRRAFDGDTATYTDTTAAESWIDIDAGAAGPITVDRIRLHPRADQLSRANGTVFRGSDDAGATWTDFHTISGVDTAQWYEFRLAERVSYRRIRVYDGHNGRCNLAEVEFWHQLPDEE; from the coding sequence ATGTCCGTCACCAGAAGATCCGTCCTGGCCGGTGCCACCGCCGGCACCGGTGCCCTCGCGCTGACCGGTCGGTCCTGGCCTGCCGCCGCGCACGCGTCCGCCGCCGGGGCAGGGGAGGCCGGGGGTGCGAGACGCCTCGACCTCGTCGACTTCGGGAACCCCGACTCCGAGGCCGCGCACGGCCTCGACGCCCCCGGCTCCGTGGTCGCCGACGGCAACGCGGGGGACCGGGCCCGTGTCGCCCAGCCCCTGCCCACCCCCGGAATCAAAACCGGCGATCTCCGCTTCACGGTGCGGGTCGACCCACTCCACCAGAACTACCTCACCGTCAAGTTCTGGGGCGGTGACTCCTCCCCGTACAAGACGATCGCGTACATCAACGGGGAGCAGATCGGCTACCGGCGCTCCGGTGACTACGAGGCGCTGAACACCGGCACCGTCCGGCCGCTGCCAGGACGCTTCTTCTACGCCACGGTGATGCTCCCGCTGGAACACACGAAGGGCCGCGAGCGGGCCGAGATCACCCTGCGCACCTACGACGCGGCGTTCAGCGCCAAGGTGACCACCGGCTCCCGGGGCTACTACCGGGCCTACACCCACACCGGCGCGTACCTCGACCTGAGCGACGACCCGCAGGCGGACTTCACACCGCCCACGGACACGGTCGCGGACGTGTCCGAGGAACAGAAGCAGGCGCTCGTCGACGGTTACGTGGCCGGCCAGGTGAAGCTCTTCGACGACTGCTCGGCGAGGGTCGACGCCTCGGCGACCGCCCGCCTCAGCATCGTCCGCTACCAGGACGAACTCCGCTTCTACGCAACCGCGTTGGCCCGGTCGAGCTGGTGCCCCGCACGGTCCGACGCCGACCGGAAAGCGGCCCTGCTACGGGTCTTCAAGTGCGTCGACAACCACACCAGGGACTACTACGCCGACACGAGACTCCTGGCGCGCGGCGGCCACCAGGGCGACTGGGGCGGCTACTACGGGGCGCTCGGCGAGGCCCTGTACGTGGTCGAGAACCTGATCGCCGACAACGATGTCCTCGGCCGGGAGGCCTTCGAGACGTTCCTGGACGAGCCCTTCACCACCGGGACCAGCGAGGGGGAGACCTCGCTCAAGGATGTCGACTTCGACGGCTCACCGCTCACGCGCCGGGCCGCCTGGGGTCGCGTCCTCAAGGCCAACTTCGACTACGCCCGCTCGCGGCTCTCGTACATCTACAACCAGGTCATGTACACGTACGAAGGTGCCTGGGAGGCCCACGAGGGGCTGCGGGTCGTCGGCTCGGAGTTCTACGAGGGCAGGGCGCGCAGCCACCGCATCGCGGGCGAGGCACTGGGCTGGCTGCCCTTCCTCGGCGAGGAGGTGCTCGTCGGTCCGGACGGCCAGGACCTGGACCTCTTCCACTCGCTCTTCCACCACGACACCACGGCCCGCTGGACGGACGACTACGTCAAGTACGTCATCAAGGGTCTCGCCAGGTCCAAGCGCGACAGGAACGGTGACGTGGTGCGCCGGCTGCCGTTCGGCAGGCACTTCACCACGATCACCGAGGCGGGCCACACCCGCGAGAACGGCTATGTCGCCAACTACGGCGAGGCCACCAACTACCTGCCCGAATGGTTCCACCGCACCTGGGGGCACCAGGGCGACGAGGCGCTGAACGACCGGATCCTGGAGATCGCGCTGCGCAACCTGCACGCCCGCTCCCTGGCCCGGGCGACCGACCTCGACGACAACCTCAAGCGCACCATGCGTATGGAGATGGTGATCGACGAGCGCAACACCAACTTCCCCGGCTTCCCCGGCTATGTGCTGCGGATCTCCGAGGGCCGCATCCTCAACTACGTCTCGCTGGCACGGCACATGGCCGAGCACGCCGACCGGTACACCGGGAACCGCTGGGCGACCACCCGCGCGTACGCCCGCGAGGCGGTCGGCTTCGCCCAGCAGCAGCTCGCCGACCACCAGTACTTCAGCTCCTTCGCGTCCGTCACCGGCAAGAACAAGTACGACCTCGCTCTCGGCGAGACGTACGCCTACCTGAAGGCGCAGAAGCCGACCGGCATCGTCCACCCGCACACGGACTTCGCCCACTACACGGCCGCGGAACTGGACGCGCTCGCGGTGGACCGGCGCGACTACGAGCGCTTCGCGTGGGTCGACGTGGACTGCATGTTCGTGTCGCTCAGGGACGGCGACCTCCACCTCTGGGGCCAGCTCAACGAACGCCAGCGGGGGTTCGCCCGCAACGGACGACTGCACGTCCGGCAGGCGGACCGCGACCACATCGTCCAGATCAACACCAACGGACGCTTCCGGTACGAGGACTACTGGGCCCGCATGGACAACATCGACGTCGACTTCATGGAGGACCAGCAGACCGGCGACTCCCCGGCGCCCCAGGCCCTTGCGGGTGAACTCGCGCCGATCACCTTCCAGCCGGGGGTCGGCACGGTCCGCCGCGAGAACTTCGAGGCCGACCACGCCTATTCGGGCTACCCGGACCTGCTGACCGCCCGCTACGGCCGCTACCTCTTCGTCTTCAACACGACACGGAAGGCCTACGGCAACGAGCGGGCGTACGAGGTGGACGTGCCGTCCGCCACCGGTTCGAAGGGCTCGACCGTCCTCGACCTGGTGAGCGGAAGGGAACTGCCGGTCCGTGGCGGCATGGTACGGGTGCCGCCGCAGTCCGGCCTGGTACTGAAGCTCCCGACCGCCCACGAAGCCGAACTGCCGCCCGCACACGTCGACTTCGTGCACACCCTGCCCGGCGACGGCGCGGTCACGGTCACCTGGCAGACCACCGCGGGCGCGGCACGCTACGAGGTGCGGCGTGCCACGCGCCGCCGGGGCCCCTACAAGATGCTCTCGGCGAAGGAGACCGGCCGCCACTTCACGGACACGTCCGCCCGCCCCGGCGAGACGTACTACTACACCGTCACGGCCGTCAACGCCCGCGGCCCCGGCTGGACTTCACACACCATCCGGACCGAACTGCCGAAGCCCGCCTCGCCCGGGACCGGCGACTCCGGCTGGCGCGACGACGCCCTGCGCGGCGCCCGGCCGGGCGGCACGACGGTGCGAGGCTCGACGATCCGGGTGCTCGGCGCACGCGGTGACGGTCTGGGAGAGGGCGACGACTACCAGGTGCCGTCCCGTGACATCGAAGACCAACTACACTATGTGAGCCGCCCGTTGACCGGAAGCTTCACCCTCACCGCACGTGTCCTTGGAGTGCGCGGCCCCCTCAACGGACTGATGCTCCGCGACCGCATCACCGCGGACACCCGCCACCTGTTCTTCGGCGCGGACAAGGACGGACAGCTCGTCTTCCACAACCGCACCCGCGACAGCCGCCACGACTGGCAGGACGACCTGCGCTCGCCCATCACCCGACGCCTGGACGGGCAGACCCTGGCCGCGACGCCGTACCTGCGGATCGTCCGCGACGCCGGTACACACCGCGTACACGGCCAGGTGTCGGCGGACGGCACCACCTGGGTGACCGTGGCGACACTCTTCACACCCTTCCCCTACGCGGTCCACGCGGGCTTCGCGGCGACGGGCGACGCGGAGTTCGCGAAGGTGGCGGTGGACGGCCTCGGCGCGAACGCGGTCCTGCTCGCCGTCGGGCGCGACGGCGACACCGCGACCGTCCACTGGAACAAGCCGGACGACGCTCTGACGTTCACGCTCTCCCGCTCGACTGACGGTGGGGAGTGGGAGGTTCTGGAGAAGGACACCCGTGCGTACAGGTACGAGGACAAGGGCCTGCGCCACGGCACCCGCTCCTACAAGGTGACGGCGGCACTCGTCGACGGCGGCACCCGCGAGTCCGCCGTGGCGGTGGCGGTCGCCGAGACCCTCACCCAGGTCCTCGCCCGGGCACGAAGGGCGAACGCCTCCGACTGGACGAAGAAGTCCTACGCCGCCTTCCGCACGGAACTCGACCGCATCGAGAAGGCGACCGGGGAGCCCGCGGACAAGCGCGTCGACGCCGTGTACGCGGCCCACGAACTCCTGGTGTCCATCGACTCGTTGCTGCGCAGGTTCGAGGTGACGCAGTCCATGGTGGCCGCCTCCACGACCCAGTGGCCCGGCACGGGAAGCAAGGCGGAAGCGGGCCGGCGGGCCTTCGACGGCGACACCGCCACCTACACCGACACCACCGCGGCCGAGAGCTGGATCGACATCGACGCCGGCGCCGCGGGGCCGATCACCGTCGACCGCATCCGCCTGCACCCCCGAGCCGATCAGCTGAGCCGGGCCAACGGCACGGTCTTCCGCGGCTCCGACGACGCCGGGGCCACCTGGACCGACTTCCACACGATCAGTGGGGTCGACACGGCTCAGTGGTACGAGTTCCGGCTCGCCGAGCGCGTCTCGTACCGGAGGATCCGCGTGTACGACGGGCACAACGGCCGCTGCAACCTCGCCGAGGTGGAGTTCTGGCACCAGCTGCCCGACGAGGAGTGA
- a CDS encoding DNA-3-methyladenine glycosylase 2 family protein — protein MDEETGYGAVRSRDARFDGAFFFAVETTGIYCRPSCPAVTPKRENVRYYATAAAAQGSGFRACRRCRPDAAPGSAEWNVRADVVGRAMRMIGDGVVDREGVAGLAVRLGYSARQVQRQLTTELGAGPVALARAQRAHTARVLLQTTELPVTEIAFAAGFASVRQFNDTIRTVYASTPTELRAARNRGGTRRTPATPSAATPTAGIPLRLAHRGPYQAAAAFDLLSAEAVPGIEEVAGAPGARTYRRTLRLPYGTGIVAVGERLSGASAHSSGWLDARLHLTDLRDLTTAVQRLRRLFDLDADPYAVDERLGSDSRLAPLVAARPGLRSPGAADPEELAVRALVGPREAENLVRTHGKALDSPCGTLTHVFPEPAALAESGGTLGALATALADGTLRLDPGADREAAQAALLALPGLDEHVVAVIRTRALGDPDVAPPGAQVPETWRPWRSYALRHLAAAEPEGEEK, from the coding sequence ATTGACGAGGAGACCGGATACGGAGCCGTACGCAGCCGGGACGCCCGGTTCGACGGCGCGTTCTTCTTCGCCGTGGAGACGACGGGGATCTACTGCCGACCGAGCTGTCCCGCGGTGACGCCGAAGCGGGAGAACGTGCGCTACTACGCCACCGCGGCGGCCGCGCAGGGCTCGGGATTCCGGGCATGCCGCAGATGCCGCCCGGACGCCGCCCCGGGATCCGCCGAGTGGAACGTACGCGCCGACGTCGTGGGACGCGCGATGCGGATGATCGGCGACGGGGTCGTGGACCGCGAGGGCGTCGCCGGGCTCGCCGTCCGGCTCGGGTACAGCGCCCGACAGGTCCAGAGGCAGCTCACCACGGAACTGGGCGCGGGACCGGTGGCCCTGGCACGGGCTCAGCGCGCCCACACCGCGCGGGTACTGCTGCAGACCACGGAACTACCGGTCACGGAGATCGCCTTCGCCGCCGGATTCGCGAGCGTGCGGCAGTTCAACGACACGATCCGGACGGTGTACGCGTCCACCCCGACCGAGCTGCGCGCCGCCAGAAACAGAGGCGGGACGCGCCGAACGCCGGCCACCCCCTCCGCGGCCACCCCCACCGCGGGGATACCGCTGCGCCTCGCGCACCGGGGCCCGTACCAGGCAGCCGCCGCCTTCGACCTGCTGAGCGCCGAGGCCGTGCCCGGCATCGAAGAGGTGGCCGGCGCCCCCGGGGCCCGCACCTACCGACGGACCCTGCGGCTGCCGTACGGCACGGGCATCGTCGCCGTGGGGGAGCGCCTGTCGGGCGCCTCCGCCCACAGCAGCGGCTGGCTCGACGCCCGGCTGCACCTCACCGACCTGCGGGATCTCACCACCGCCGTACAGCGGCTGCGTCGGCTCTTCGACCTCGACGCCGATCCGTACGCCGTGGACGAGCGGCTCGGCTCGGACAGCCGGCTGGCCCCGCTGGTGGCGGCCAGGCCGGGGCTGCGTTCGCCCGGCGCCGCCGATCCGGAGGAGCTGGCGGTACGCGCGCTGGTCGGTCCGCGCGAGGCCGAGAACCTGGTGCGGACCCACGGGAAGGCGCTGGACTCGCCCTGCGGGACGCTCACGCACGTCTTCCCCGAACCGGCAGCCCTCGCGGAGTCCGGCGGCACGCTGGGCGCCCTCGCCACCGCTCTCGCGGACGGCACCCTGCGGCTCGACCCCGGCGCCGACCGGGAGGCGGCGCAGGCCGCGCTGCTCGCCCTGCCCGGCCTGGACGAACACGTCGTGGCCGTCATCCGTACCCGCGCCCTCGGTGACCCCGACGTGGCCCCGCCCGGCGCACAGGTCCCCGAGACCTGGCGTCCGTGGCGTTCATACGCCCTGCGGCACCTGGCAGCCGCCGAGCCGGAAGGCGAAGAGAAGTGA
- a CDS encoding radical SAM protein produces MGSRTALVEDLMGRFPHVPREAVFKEDLLRGGVAFDDSALSDNESGDVKPKSYFIFSFDHGTLPELGAAALRRPPEEIILTGGPYDLRRTVVSVRVNPSSPYRVAAGEDGLLGLYLDGKRISDVGVPPMPEYYRHKLSNGKSVMEVAPTIQWGYLIYLTVFRVCQYFGAKEECQYCDINHNWRQHKAAGRPYTGVKDVDEVLEALEIIDRYDTAKVSTAYTLTGGAITSKLQGRDEADFYGMYAKAIEEHFPGRWIGKVVAQALPRDDVQRFKDYGVQIYHPNYEVWDRRLFELYCPGKERYVGRDEWHKRILDSAEVFGARNVIPNFVAGVEMAEPFGFTTVDEAIASTTEGLRFFMSQGITPRFTTWCPEPTTPLGKANPQGAPLEYHIRLLEAYRATMEDFGLASPPGYGPPGPGNAVFSVSSFMDSLPAVEVPEGDADDVPVG; encoded by the coding sequence ATGGGCAGCCGTACCGCGCTGGTCGAGGACCTGATGGGAAGGTTTCCGCACGTACCGCGGGAGGCCGTCTTCAAGGAGGACCTCCTCCGCGGGGGCGTGGCCTTCGACGACTCCGCCCTCAGCGACAACGAGAGCGGCGACGTCAAGCCGAAGTCGTACTTCATCTTCTCCTTCGACCACGGCACGCTGCCCGAGCTGGGCGCCGCCGCGCTGCGCCGGCCGCCGGAGGAGATCATCCTCACCGGCGGCCCGTACGACCTGCGCCGCACCGTCGTGTCCGTCCGCGTCAACCCGTCCTCGCCCTACCGTGTCGCCGCCGGCGAGGACGGCCTGCTCGGGCTCTACCTCGACGGGAAGCGGATCTCCGACGTCGGGGTGCCGCCGATGCCCGAGTACTACCGGCACAAGCTCTCCAACGGGAAGTCCGTCATGGAGGTGGCCCCGACGATCCAGTGGGGCTACCTGATCTACCTCACGGTCTTCCGGGTCTGTCAGTACTTCGGCGCCAAGGAGGAGTGCCAGTACTGCGACATCAACCACAACTGGCGCCAGCACAAGGCGGCGGGCCGGCCCTACACCGGTGTGAAGGACGTCGACGAGGTCCTGGAAGCGCTGGAGATCATCGACCGGTACGACACGGCGAAGGTGTCCACCGCGTACACCCTCACCGGCGGCGCGATCACCTCCAAACTGCAGGGCCGCGACGAGGCCGACTTCTACGGCATGTACGCGAAAGCCATCGAGGAGCACTTCCCGGGCCGCTGGATCGGCAAGGTCGTTGCCCAGGCACTCCCGCGCGACGACGTGCAGCGCTTCAAGGACTACGGCGTGCAGATCTACCACCCCAACTACGAGGTGTGGGACCGCCGTCTCTTCGAGCTGTACTGCCCCGGCAAGGAGCGTTACGTAGGCCGCGACGAGTGGCACAAGCGCATCCTCGACTCCGCGGAGGTCTTCGGCGCGCGCAACGTCATCCCCAACTTCGTGGCGGGCGTGGAGATGGCGGAGCCCTTCGGTTTCACGACGGTCGACGAGGCCATCGCCTCGACCACCGAGGGCCTGCGGTTCTTCATGTCGCAGGGCATCACGCCCCGCTTCACCACCTGGTGCCCGGAGCCCACGACACCCCTCGGCAAGGCGAACCCGCAGGGCGCCCCGCTGGAGTACCACATCCGGCTCCTTGAGGCGTACCGCGCGACGATGGAGGACTTCGGCCTCGCCTCTCCTCCGGGATACGGCCCGCCCGGACCGGGCAACGCGGTCTTCTCGGTGAGCTCGTTCATGGACAGCCTGCCGGCGGTCGAGGTGCCGGAAGGGGACGCGGACGACGTGCCCGTGGGCTGA
- a CDS encoding cellulose-binding domain-containing protein produces the protein MPDLPTPQDAAEATLFSECWDAVLSYADLCTGGSADARPLASEAFSRGIREARAAEAETGGKSFGRRARIPRLPRIPLLLTAVRQTTATWEAKGQGGRLDPDLRLWLNSEKADRFSGPPLHRPLALRGLRDMQEPDAALLWLAEVEALPPAAVARRLGLDPEGITEELQQVRGVFRDRCHRNHLDTPLAEECRSYARLLDAVTRSPAADVPDDLSRHLACCVECAEAAACLKLAGGGLAAALAGGVIGWGGLAYLERRRRAVESGLARSAADDADEPAGWASEDGRARIGRAGLMVAAVGVSLLALVVTLVPLSSDDGSGELEQSAGRQPVGQQVPSYDSVPSGSGSVRESTSSTSSPRPTEKSDAGSGPDKEAQGDSSPTAEQDKEADPNPSEPAVCHARYELVNEWPDGFQATVTVKSDYALDTWRVGWTFRDGQKVTQMWDGSFDQDGSRVIASSADYNKTVVSGGSLAVGFLGSGGDGDSAPVHFTLNGRSCTHSS, from the coding sequence ATGCCAGACCTGCCGACCCCTCAGGATGCCGCCGAGGCGACACTGTTCTCGGAGTGCTGGGACGCGGTCCTTTCCTACGCGGATCTCTGCACCGGCGGCTCCGCCGACGCCCGCCCGTTGGCCTCCGAGGCCTTCTCCCGCGGCATACGCGAAGCGCGTGCCGCGGAGGCCGAGACCGGCGGCAAGAGTTTCGGACGCCGGGCGCGCATTCCCCGGCTGCCCCGAATACCGCTTCTCCTGACCGCCGTACGCCAGACGACCGCCACCTGGGAGGCCAAGGGCCAGGGCGGTCGTCTCGACCCCGACCTACGTCTGTGGCTCAACTCCGAGAAGGCCGACCGCTTCTCGGGACCACCCCTGCACCGGCCGCTGGCCCTGCGCGGACTGCGGGACATGCAGGAACCGGACGCGGCGCTGCTCTGGCTGGCGGAGGTCGAGGCGCTGCCGCCGGCCGCCGTGGCCCGACGGCTCGGCCTCGACCCGGAGGGCATCACCGAGGAACTGCAGCAGGTCCGCGGCGTGTTCCGCGACCGCTGTCACCGCAACCACCTCGACACCCCGCTGGCCGAGGAGTGCCGCAGTTACGCGCGGCTGCTCGACGCGGTCACCCGCTCGCCCGCCGCCGACGTACCGGACGACCTGTCACGCCACCTGGCGTGCTGCGTCGAGTGCGCGGAGGCCGCCGCCTGTCTGAAGCTCGCCGGGGGCGGGCTGGCCGCGGCGCTCGCGGGCGGAGTGATCGGCTGGGGCGGGCTCGCCTACCTGGAGCGGCGGCGCCGGGCCGTCGAGTCGGGTCTCGCCCGGAGTGCCGCCGACGACGCGGACGAGCCGGCCGGCTGGGCGAGCGAGGACGGCAGGGCCCGGATCGGGCGCGCCGGCCTGATGGTCGCCGCTGTGGGTGTCTCGTTGCTGGCGCTCGTCGTCACGCTGGTCCCCTTGAGCTCGGACGACGGTTCCGGGGAGCTGGAGCAGTCGGCGGGAAGGCAGCCGGTGGGGCAGCAGGTGCCCTCGTACGACTCCGTGCCGTCGGGATCGGGCTCGGTGCGCGAATCCACGTCGTCCACGTCGTCCCCGCGGCCGACCGAGAAGTCGGATGCGGGTTCGGGGCCGGACAAGGAGGCCCAGGGGGACTCCTCACCCACCGCCGAACAAGACAAGGAGGCCGACCCCAATCCCAGTGAGCCCGCCGTCTGTCACGCCAGGTACGAGCTGGTCAACGAGTGGCCGGACGGCTTCCAGGCCACCGTCACCGTCAAGTCCGACTACGCCCTCGACACCTGGCGCGTCGGCTGGACCTTCCGCGACGGCCAGAAGGTGACCCAGATGTGGGACGGCAGCTTCGACCAGGACGGCTCGCGGGTGATCGCGAGCTCTGCCGACTACAACAAGACGGTCGTCTCGGGCGGATCGCTCGCCGTGGGCTTCCTGGGCTCGGGCGGCGACGGAGACTCCGCGCCGGTCCACTTCACGCTGAACGGACGGAGCTGTACGCACTCGAGCTGA
- a CDS encoding carbohydrate ABC transporter permease: MTATIDRSTTTPPRPKRAATAPRDGAGPVRHSRRTRALVIGGVVFFTLYSLAPVWWLIVSATKNQSDLYTTNGLWFSDLHFTDNLKALFTYQDGIFLKWLWNTLYYGFLGTAGMTLVCVACGYGLAMYRFRGRGVLMGCIIGSFLVPHALLTIPSFLLYTDLGIVDSPLAIIVPSLFNAFSVYLAKVYAEGAIPPELLEAARIDGAGEYRIFFTVGARLMSTGAATIFLLGFVGSWNSFFGPLVFLRTPEKWTVMVGLYSWLKVKVDTSADLTGMVVVGSLLSLVPMVILMISMQRFWRSGVTLGSLK, from the coding sequence ATGACCGCAACCATCGACCGGTCCACGACCACACCTCCGCGCCCGAAGCGGGCCGCGACCGCACCCCGCGACGGCGCCGGCCCCGTCCGGCACAGCCGCCGGACCAGGGCCCTGGTCATCGGCGGAGTGGTGTTCTTCACGCTCTACTCGCTGGCCCCCGTGTGGTGGCTGATCGTCTCGGCGACCAAGAACCAGTCCGACCTCTACACGACCAACGGCCTGTGGTTCTCCGACCTGCACTTCACGGACAACCTGAAGGCGCTGTTCACCTACCAGGACGGCATCTTCCTCAAGTGGCTGTGGAACACGCTCTACTACGGCTTCCTCGGCACCGCCGGCATGACCCTGGTCTGCGTGGCCTGCGGCTACGGACTGGCGATGTACCGGTTCCGCGGCCGGGGCGTGCTGATGGGCTGCATCATCGGATCCTTCCTCGTCCCGCACGCGCTGCTCACCATCCCGTCCTTCCTGCTCTACACGGACCTGGGGATCGTCGACAGTCCGCTGGCGATCATCGTGCCGAGCCTGTTCAACGCCTTCTCCGTCTACCTCGCCAAGGTGTACGCGGAGGGCGCGATCCCGCCCGAACTCCTGGAGGCGGCCCGTATCGACGGGGCGGGTGAGTACCGCATCTTCTTCACGGTCGGCGCCCGTCTCATGTCCACGGGCGCGGCGACGATCTTCCTGCTCGGCTTCGTCGGTTCCTGGAACTCGTTCTTCGGACCCCTGGTGTTCCTGCGTACGCCGGAGAAGTGGACCGTGATGGTCGGTCTCTACTCCTGGCTGAAGGTCAAGGTCGACACGTCCGCCGACCTGACCGGGATGGTCGTCGTGGGCTCGCTGCTCTCCCTCGTCCCGATGGTGATCCTGATGATCTCGATGCAGCGCTTCTGGCGCTCGGGCGTCACGCTCGGCTCCCTGAAGTAG